The following are encoded together in the Mastacembelus armatus chromosome 6, fMasArm1.2, whole genome shotgun sequence genome:
- the syt12 gene encoding synaptotagmin-12 — protein sequence MSSAPSGDISGYHLSVVRNPPGWEVGIYLVGFFILLAVAGLNIWKLWKSGTFPTPSPFPNFDYRYLQEKYGTSFSEVRQKRVAANNHRRTSTTSSRKPSLALGDTPDGFRDLGHLELMSRELDPTGMAQLNRSVSTDSLSSISSIANNFGHDFTVGQLEVTLEFEPSRQQGVGLLHITVHQGKDLLEKEEGEFPSCFIRVSLGSEELNVGVTKVQTNAFTVIFDEHFSIPMDLSTLEEYSLRFAAFGIDADERNISAGVAELKLSDLDLTIRPFNAWLYLQDVNKAVDAVGEILLSLSYLPTAERLTVVVAKCKNLVWTNGKNTADPFVKVYLLQDGRKISKKKTSTKRDDTNPIFNEAMIFSVPSIVLQELSLRVTVAEATDDGRGENLGHVIIGPEASGMGITHWNQMLATLRKPVSMWHPLRRI from the exons ATGTCCTCGGCTCCAAGTGGGGATATATCGGGCTACCATCTGAGTG TGGTGCGTAACCCACCTGGATGGGAGGTGGGGATCTACCTGGTGGGCTTCTTCATACTGCTGGCAGTAGCCGGGCTCAATATCTGGAAGCTGTGGAAATCTGGAACCTTCCCCACACCGTCCCCCTTCCCCAATTTTGACTATCGATATCTGCAAGAAAAATATGGAACCTCCTTCTCAGAAGTTCGACAAAAG AGAGTGGCAGCCAACAACCACCGGCGGACCTCCACCACCTCTAGCCGCAAGCCCAGCCTGGCCCTCGGTGACACCCCAGATGGCTTCAGGGACCTGGGCCACCTGGAGCTGATGAGCAGGGAGTTGGACCCGACTGGCATGGCCCAGCTCAACCGATCTGTCTCCACAGACTCGCtcagctccatctcctccatcGCTAATAACTTCGGCCATGACTTCACAGTCGGCCAGCTGGAGGTGACGCTTGAGTTTGAACCATCAAGGCAACAGGGAGTGGGACTGCTCCATATCACTGTGCATCAGGGCAAAGACCtgctggagaaggaggagggggaatTCCCCAGCTGTTTCATCAGAGTCTCCCTGGGGTCAGAGGAGCTCAATGTGGGAGTCACAAAG GTCCAGACGAATGCATTCACTGTGATTTTTGATGAGCACTTCTCCATCCCCATGGATTTGTCCACTCTGGAGGAGTACAGCCTGCGCTTTGCCGCTTTCGGTATCGATGCTGACGAGAGAAACATCAGTGCTGGGGTAGCAGAGCTCAAGCTGTCGGATCTGGACCTGACCATCAGACCATTCAATGCCTGGCTCTACCTTCAAGATGTCAACAAG GCTGTGGATGCAGTTGGGGAGATCCTGTTGTCTCTCAGCTATTTGCCAACAGCAGAGCGCCTCACTGTGGTCGTGGCCAAGTGCAAGAACCTGGTGTGGACCAACGGCAAGAACACTGCAG atCCATTTGTCAAAGTTTATCTCCTGCAAGATGGCAGGAAGATCAGCAAAAAGAAGACTTCCACCAAAAGGGATGACACAAACCCCATCTTCAATGAAGCAATGATATTCTCTGTGCCGTCGATCGTCCTGCAG GAGCTCTCCCTGAGGGTGACAGTAGCAGAGGCCACAGACGATGGCCGTGGTGAAAATTTGGGCCACGTGATCATCGGGCCTGAGGCCAGCGGAATGGGGATCACCCACTGGAACCAGATGCTGGCCACCCTAAGGAAGCCTGTGTCCATGTGGCACCCTCTGCGCAGGATCTAG
- the cat gene encoding catalase, whose translation MADDRDKTTDQMKIWKEERRHQRPDTLTTGAGHPIGDKLNLQTAGPKGPLLVQDVVFTDEMAHFDRERIPERVVHAKGAGAFGYFEVTHDISRYCKAKVFEHVGKTTPIAVRFSTVAGESGSADTVRDPRGFAVKFYTEEGNWDLTGNNTPIFFIRDALLFPSFIHSQKRNPQTHMKDPDMVWDFWSLRPESLHQVSFLFSDRGLPDGFRHMNGYGSHTFKLVNADGERVYCKFHYKTDQGIKNLPVEEAARLASTNPDYALGDLFNAIANGNYPSWTFYIQVMTFEQAETFRFNPFDLTKVWPHKEYPLIPVGKLVLNRNPVNYFAEVEQMAFDPSNMPPGIEPSPDKMLQGRLFSYPDTHRHRLGANYLQIPVNCPFRARVANYQRDGPMCMSDNQGGAPNYYPNSFSAAECQPQFVESKFKVSPDVARYNSADEDNVTQVRTFFTQVLNEEERQRLCQNLAGALKEAQLFIQKRMVENLNAVHPDYGNRVHTLLNKYNAEAKKNTAVHVYNRPGASTIAASSKM comes from the exons ATGGCTGACGACAGAGATAAAACTACGGACCAAATGAAGatatggaaagaggaaagacgCCATCAG AGGCCAGATACACTGACCACAGGAGCTGGCCATCCCATTGGAGACAAGCTGAACCTGCAGACTGCGGGACCAAAGGGCCCTCTGCTCGTCCAAGATGTGGTCTTCACAGATGAGATGGCCCACTTTGACCGAGAACGGATCCCAGAGAGAGTGGTGCATGCCAAAGGTGCAG GAGCATTCGGGTACTTCGAGGTAACTCATGACATCAGTCGCTACTGCAAAGCAAAGGTGTTTGAGCATGTTGGCAAGACTACACCTATCGCTGTCCGCTTCTCCACTGTGG CTGGGGAGTCTGGATCAGCAGACACAGTGCGAGATCCCCGGGGCTTTGCTGTAAAGTTTTACACTGAGGAGGGCAACTGGGACCTGACAGGCAACAACACTCCCATTTTCTTCATCAGGGATGCCTTGCTG TTCCCATCCTTCATCCACTCCCAAAAGCGTAATCCCCAGACCCACATGAAAGACCCTGACATGGTGTGGGACTTCTGGAGCCTCAGGCCAGAGAGTCTGCATCAG GTGTCTTTTCTGTTCAGTGATCGAGGTTTGCCTGATGGCTTCCGTCACATGAACGGTTACGGCTCTCACACTTTCAAACTGGTCAATGCTGATGGTGAGCGTGTCTACTGCAAGTTCCACTACAAG ACCGATCAGGGCATAAAGAATCTGCCAGTGGAGGAAGCAGCACGCCTGGCTTCCACCAACCCAGATTATGCACTTGGAGACTTGTTCAATGCCATAGCTAATGGCAACTATCCATCCTGGACCTTCTACATCCAAGTCATGACCTTTGAGCAGGCAGAGACGTTCCGGTTCAACCCATTTGATCTTACCAAG GTTTGGCCTCATAAAGAATACCCTTTGATCCCTGTGGGCAAACTGGTCCTCAACAGGAACCCAGTAAACTACTTTGCAGAAGTGGAGCAGATGGCCTTTGACCCCAGCAACATGCCACCAGGCATTGAGCCGAGTCCTGACAAGATGCTGCAG GGTCGTCTCTTCTCCTATCCAGACACACATCGACACCGGCTGGGAGCCAACTACCTGCAGATTCCTGTGAACTGCCCCTTCAGGGCCCGTGTGGCTAACTACCAGCGTGATGGTCCAATGTGCATGTCTGACAACCAAG GTGGAGCTCCAAACTACTATCCCAACagcttcagtgcagcagagtgCCAGCCTCAGTTTGTGGAGTCTAAGTTCAAGGTGTCTCCAGATGTGGCCCGTTACAACAGTGCAGATGAAGACAATGTCACACAG GTTCGTACCTTCTTCACCCAAGTGCTCAACGAAGAGGAGCGCCAAAGACTTTGCCAGAACTTGGCAGGGGCCCTGAAAGAAGCCCAGCTCTTCATCCAGAAACGCATG GTTGAGAACTTGAATGCTGTCCATCCAGACTATGGGAACAGGGTCCACACCCTTCTCAACAAGTACAATGCAGAGGCCAAGAAG aATACAGCTGTGCACGTTTACAACCGCCCAGGAGCCTCTACCATTGCTGCATCCTCCAAGATGTGA
- the LOC113133397 gene encoding dispanin subfamily A member 2b-like: MNPEGHLGDNFPLQAGRHDGFPGQAGGHTRVQYTAVNISTEPPQDYIIWSLCNFVYTNPFCLGLAALIYSIKARDRKMVGDLQGAQHYGKTARCLNIWATVLIATAVLISIITVIIIAVQVQQAYHYRYNYRW, encoded by the exons ATGAATCCTGAAGGGCACCTGGGTGACAATTTCCCACTGCAGGCGGGGAGGCATGACGGGTTCCCTGGACAGGCTGGAGGACATACAAGGGTTCAGTACACTGCTGTAAACATCAGCACTGAGCCTCCCCAAGACTACATAATCTGGTCCCTCTGCAACTTTGTCTATACAAACCCCTTCTGCCTCGGACTGGCTGCTCTCATCTACTCTATCAAG GCCAGAGACCGGAAAATGGTTGGAGATCTGCAAGGAGCCCAACACTACGGCAAAACTGCCCGGTGCCTCAACATCTGGGCCACAGTCTTGATTGCCACCGCTGTGTTGATTTCCATCATCACAGTGATTATCATAGCTGTACAGGTTCAGCAGGCATACCATTACAGATACAATTACAGATGGTAA
- the LOC113133392 gene encoding mannose-binding protein C-like: MRLFLLLCILSLMALIGYSQVQGPPGPKGDRGPPGPVGLQGFPGPPGLDGLPGLPGQKGEQGPHGPPGEPGPHVLCKQGFHCPDLNTLKQSIAKLELAINYDFVRKVGQKYFVSYKERHTFSRAIEFCSQQGLELALPQNEEENNILTQMFGDVYKSAWINVNNKKSDGNFEVDMKNQPLTFTKWAKGQPDKSIQDTGCTMLTEHGVWQVTRECFLNAYIICQL, encoded by the exons ATGAGGCTGTTCCTCTTATTGTGCATCCTCTCCCTGATGGCTCTTATTGGCTACAGTCAAGTTCAAGGTCCTCCTGGTCCCAAAGGTGACCGAGGACCGCCTGGTCCCGTGGGACTACAGGGGTTCCCAGGGCCACCAGGTTTAGATGGATTACCAGGTCTACCAGGTCAAAAAG GGGAACAGGGACCACATGGACCTCCAGGAGAACCAGGACCTCATGTATTATGCAAACAAG GTTTCCATTGCCCAGACCTCAACACCTTAAAGCAGAGCATTGCTAAGTTAGAGCTGG ccataAACTATGACTTTGTGCGGAAAGTTGGTCAGAAATACTTTGTGTCCTACAAGGAGAGGCACACCTTCTCCAGAGCCATCGAGTTCTGCTCCCAGCAAGGCTTAGAACTGGCTTTGCCACAGAATGAGGAAGAGAACAACATCCTGACTCAGATGTTTGGGGATGTTTATAAATCAGCCTGGATCAATGTCAACAATAAAAAATCTGATGGGAATTTTGAGGTTGATATGAAAAACCAACCTCTGACCTTTACCAAATGGGCAAAAGGGCAGCCAGACAAATCCATCCAGGATACAGGCTGCACCATGCTGACAGAACATGGTGTCTGGCAAGTGACACGTGAATGCTTCCTGAATGCTTACATTATTTGTCAGCTATAG
- the LOC113133393 gene encoding mannose-binding protein C-like produces the protein MMLLLLLCVLCLMVPIGYSQIQGPPGPKGEKGSRGITGFPGAPGIPGPAGPPGCKGPKGETGNPGRTGIPGRPGDCAVCAEDLELQALTESISKFNLAINYDFVRKVGQKYFVSYKERDTFSRAIGFCSQQGLELALPQNEEENNILTQMFGDVYKSAWINVNNKKSDGNFEVDMKNQPLTFTKWAKGQPDKSIQDTGCTMLTEHGVWQVTRECFLNAYIICQL, from the exons ATGATGCTGCTTCTATTACTCTGTGTATTATGCCTCATGGTTCCAATTGGCTACAGTCAGATTCAGGGTCCTCCTGGACCCAAAGGTGAGAAAGGAAGTCGTGGGATAACTGGTTTCCCTGGAGCACCTGGGATACCTGGGCCTGCTGGTCCACCAGGTTGTAAGGGTCCAAAAGGTGAAACAG GGAACCCTGGTAGAACAGGAATTCCTGGGAGACCTGGAGATTGCGCAGTATGTGCAGAAG ATCTGGAACTTCAAGCCCTAACAGAGAGCATTTCAAAATTCAACCTGG cTATAAACTATGACTTTGTGCGGAAAGTTGGTCAGAAATACTTTGTGTCCTACAAGGAGAGAGACACCTTCTCCAGAGCCATCGGGTTCTGCTCCCAGCAAGGCTTAGAACTGGCTTTGCCCCAGAATGAGGAAGAGAACAACATCCTGACTCAGATGTTTGGGGATGTTTACAAATCAGCCTGGATCAACGTCAACAATAAAAAATCTGATGGGAATTTTGAGGTTGATATGAAAAACCAACCTCTGACCTTTACCAAATGGGCAAAAGGGCAGCCAGACAAATCCATCCAGGATACAGGCTGCACCATGCTGACAGAACATGGTGTCTGGCAAGTGACACGTGAATGCTTCCTGAATGCTTACATTATTTGTCAGCTATAG
- the LOC113133395 gene encoding interferon-induced transmembrane protein 3-like, which yields MVENLNAVHRVHTLLNKYNAEAKKPPLQTASELRAMNPEGHLGDNFPLQAGRHDGFPGQAGGHTRVQYTAVNISTEPPQDYIIWSLCNFVYTNPFCLGLAALIYSIKARDRKMVGDLQVAQHYGNTARCLNTWATVLIAIAVLILIYMMIVKLHNKY from the exons GTTGAGAACTTGAATGCTGTCCACAGGGTCCACACCCTTCTCAACAAGTACAATGCAGAGGCCAAGAAG CCACCACTTCAAACTGCATCTGAGCTGAGAGCGATGAATCCTGAAGGGCACCTGGGTGACAATTTCCCACTGCAGGCGGGGAGGCATGACGGGTTCCCTGGACAGGCTGGAGGACATACAAGGGTTCAGTACACTGCTGTAAACATCAGCACTGAGCCTCCCCAAGACTACATAATCTGGTCCCTCTGCAACTTTGTCTATACAAACCCCTTCTGCCTCGGACTGGCTGCTCTCATCTACTCTATCAAG GCCAGAGACCGGAAAATGGTTGGAGATCTGCAAGTAGCCCAACACTACGGGAACACTGCTCGGTGCCTCAACACCTGGGCCACAGTCTTGATTGCCATCGCTGTGTTGATTTTGATCTATATGATGATTGTCAAACTTCACAACAAATACTGA